The sequence AATAGCTGCTCCTTTACCTTTATTAACTTTATGATTAATTACACGGGCACCAGCGGATTTAGCCTCGGATTCTGTATTATCAGTAGAACCATCATTTACTACAATTACTTCGTGAATATAATCCAATTGTTTTATAACACCAATTACAGTAGCAACAGACTCTTCCTCATTAAATGCAGGTATTACAACATCAACAGTTAAGTTTTTAGAACTAGAATCAGAAGACTTTCTAAAGTTAAACAAGAAAAAACCTCTTTAAATCTTTTAATTATGGATTTAGAAAATGATTAAATTTCCCCATTAATAATTTATTATTAAACTTATTTATTAAAATAATCTTTTATAAAAATATCCTAACTTTTATATAAATACTATTAAAATTAGATTTTATTAGAATTAAAAATTATAAAGGTCTAATAAAAATTAGATAGAAAACAAGACAGATTCATTCCAATTGAAACAACCCTTAAAAAATAGAATTAAAAAAATAGAATTGAATATTAGATGCCTTTTTTATGAAAAAATATTATTTAAAGCATTATAACAATAAAAAAACAATAATGGAATACTTTAAAAAAACGGCAAAGTTTAAAATGATATTTAAGAAAGGTGGAAATTAAAGAAAATGAAAAATCTAATTATCTTTCTTATTGCCGGCATCTCTTGCAAGACGAATTAATGTTAAATGTTGTTCAAAGTTTTGGTCATGTTGTTTTTTAAGAACATGTAATATTACACCACTTAAGAATATCATTACAGCAGTTAAGAATACTACACCTACGGAAATTAATGTAGGTATTTTTAAAACCGTACCAGTATCTAAAAAAGAAATCAACACAGGATAGAAATAAGCAAATGCAATAATTAAAAGAATTAATGTCATTAATGAAAAGAAAGACAAAGGTCTAGTATCTCTAAATAATGATAAAATAACTCTTATAACTTTAAAACCATCACTGAAAGTATTTAATTTAGAGAAACTACCGTCAGCCCTATCCCTATAATCAATAGGAACTTCAACAAGTTTAAAATTGTGATTTAAAGCAAATATGGACATTTCAGTTTCTATTTCAAATTCCTTAGAATGGACTGGATATGATTTTACAAAGTCATAGTCAAATGCTCTCATTCCAGTCATAATGTCATGTAGGTCACTGTCAAAGATTTTATTAATGGATTTTCTAACAAAGATATTACCACTATTATGGAAAGGACGTTTATTCTCGGTAAAATATGTAGAGGATAGTCTATCTCCAATTACCATGTCTGCTCTCTTTTCCAATATTTCCTTTTCTAGTTCAGGAGCAGCTTCAGCAGGATAAGTATCATCACCATCTACCATAATATAACAGTCTGCATCAATATCCCTAAACATTGATCTAACTACATTACCCTTTCCCTGTCTATATTCATATCTTACAATTGCCCCTTCTGCTTTCGCTATTTTATCTGTACCGTCTGTGGAATTATTATCATAGACATAGATATCTGCATGTGGCATTACCCTTTGAAAGTCATTAATAACCTTTTTAATAGTTACTGCCTCATTATAACATGGAATCAAAATAACCGTTCTCATTAAATCACAAAACCCTTAAATTTTTAATTATTTATGTATTTTATTTAATAAAAATTTTTTTATATAAAAATAAATAAGGTATTGAAATGAATTATTACAAGATAAAATAGAAAAGTATAGTCCAATTATTATCTGTACAACTAAAGTATAAATTCTAAAAATCATGAAAAAGACATGAGTTTATTCACCTATTTTATAAAAATTTTAATCTCTTATATTTATTCAAACTTAATTAAAGATAATGATTAATGTATCTATTTAATTAAATATAATTGGAATATGTTAAAGAATTCCTAAATTCCGTCTAGGCATTATTAAAAAATATAATTAGAAATTTTTAAGTTAAAAAAAATACAATAATTTTAATATTATTAATTTCTAAAATATATAATAATTGATGATTTTAATTTTGTGTGATTTTTGGTGGAAAAATGGGGGAAAACTCTTCTTTAAGGCTTAACTTAATAAGTCTATTAAACAATCTTGAAAAAAACAAATGGTATTTATTATTATATGTAATAATGATTTTATCATTTTCACTTTTTCAACTATTCGCTTATAACCATCATGCTTCTGTAAAGCGTGAAGTAATTACCTTGTTTTTACTTATATTAATAGGTATTATCCTATTATTATATAGAAATAGTAATAAAGAGAAGATACATAGAATAGCTTTCGTGACTATTATAGTGTTTGGAATTATAACCTTAGTATTATCACCAATACTTGTTGGCTGTGATGAGGATGAACATTTAGCAAGAACGGATTTAACCTCAGAGGGTGTTTTCATCCCCCACTATGAACAGATCGGTTCCCATAGAGGGTATATTGTTAATGATTATGTTGTAGCACTTGATGAGAAAACAAGATTTAAAACAATATTCTCATCTGCAACAGATGACAAACCAATAAATAAAAGTTCACATCTGGTTGAAGCGGCATTTGCTCAGAATGCATTTTATGCCTATCTGCCTCAGGGTTTTGGAGCATTTTTAGCTAAGGAATTGAACCTTACAAATATATGGGTACTCTGGTTAGGAGGTATTATGAACCTTCTCATGTATGCATGTGTGGCATCATATGCTGTTAAAAAGACACCGATACTAAAGGTTCCGATGTTGATGATAGCATGTCTACCATTTACCATATATGAGGCCACGACTGTAAGTTCAGATGCATTTATCAATTGTTTCTCACTGCTTTTAATGGCATATTTCTTCTCAATGTATAAGACAGAGAAGGCCAGTGTAAGTAAGGAAAACTTGATAATATTCTATATCTTAGTACTGCTTGTAGGATTAATCAAGCCGCCACTATTGTTATTTGCATGTTTAACCCTAATTATTCCAAGGGAAAACTACGAGTCTCCATCCTACTTCAAATATGCTTTAATTGGAATAATATTGATATTTATAATAGGAGTCCTATGGAATGTAACCTATTCAATGCCGAATATGAGAAGATCACATAGGGGACCTAGGGCCCGGAAATTAAATATTGACACGGTTTTACAGTTGAAATTCATGTTTTCCAGTGTAAAATATTTCACGGCAGTGATGAGTGACATCTTATCAAAAACATGGTATGTATTTAAAGACTTATTCAGATTCTGTGATTGGCAGGGAAAATATGGTGTATATCAATCTTCAATATTGGCTTTAATCTTTTTAGTATACTATGGAGTTATAAGCTTTCTATATCCA comes from Methanobrevibacter boviskoreani JH1 and encodes:
- a CDS encoding glycosyltransferase family 2 protein, which encodes MRTVILIPCYNEAVTIKKVINDFQRVMPHADIYVYDNNSTDGTDKIAKAEGAIVRYEYRQGKGNVVRSMFRDIDADCYIMVDGDDTYPAEAAPELEKEILEKRADMVIGDRLSSTYFTENKRPFHNSGNIFVRKSINKIFDSDLHDIMTGMRAFDYDFVKSYPVHSKEFEIETEMSIFALNHNFKLVEVPIDYRDRADGSFSKLNTFSDGFKVIRVILSLFRDTRPLSFFSLMTLILLIIAFAYFYPVLISFLDTGTVLKIPTLISVGVVFLTAVMIFLSGVILHVLKKQHDQNFEQHLTLIRLARDAGNKKDN
- a CDS encoding DUF2142 domain-containing protein; its protein translation is MGENSSLRLNLISLLNNLEKNKWYLLLYVIMILSFSLFQLFAYNHHASVKREVITLFLLILIGIILLLYRNSNKEKIHRIAFVTIIVFGIITLVLSPILVGCDEDEHLARTDLTSEGVFIPHYEQIGSHRGYIVNDYVVALDEKTRFKTIFSSATDDKPINKSSHLVEAAFAQNAFYAYLPQGFGAFLAKELNLTNIWVLWLGGIMNLLMYACVASYAVKKTPILKVPMLMIACLPFTIYEATTVSSDAFINCFSLLLMAYFFSMYKTEKASVSKENLIIFYILVLLVGLIKPPLLLFACLTLIIPRENYESPSYFKYALIGIILIFIIGVLWNVTYSMPNMRRSHRGPRARKLNIDTVLQLKFMFSSVKYFTAVMSDILSKTWYVFKDLFRFCDWQGKYGVYQSSILALIFLVYYGVISFLYPIKYKISRNKRLFAALVFLVIYIALFLIQYLTWTPVGSLRIQGVQGRYFIPLLILLPFILNINSENTRYGERIRKHITKERLDNINLLTYIVIIGLLSCLQILTVVLYY